One Heyndrickxia oleronia genomic window, GCCGTTTTTTTAACCTGGTATGCAAATAAAGCTAATGATGTTGGAGCGACAAATTTACTTAGGAAATATGCCTTAATATGGGCCATACCTTTAGTTATTGCAGTGATTGGTATTATGGTGGAATTACGGAGGCACAATCCGGATCACTATGCACGAATGGTTGAAGTATGGTACTTATTCGTAATATCTGCAATTATGTTTGTCATTACAGTATGGCTCATTTGGCAACGTAAAAATTATGGGATGGCATTAACGTTATTAGTGGGGCAATTTGCATTTGCTTTTTTCGCTTATGGCGTATCCCATTACCCTTTTTTGCTTTACCCACACTTAACTTTGTATGATTCGTTTACGAACAAGGCGATGGCGATTGCACTGGTCATTGCTTTTATTGCAGGTTTTTGTTTGTTAATTCCTTCATTATATCTAGTTCTTAAATTATTTCTATTTGATAAGGATTATATAAGAGGAAAAGAAAATGGTCATGTATAGGGGAGGAGTCTAAATGGAAAAAATATTAATTTTCTATGCGCCATTTATTATCGTTGCTCTCTCAATTATTAGCGCGTTTATCATAGGGCTAAAAGATAGTCCTGTGAAAAATGATGAATGATTATTATTTAGTTATAAGTAATATGAATAAACTGGAACGTGCCAAAAGCCTGCATTGATAGTCCTTCAATGTAGGCTTCTTTAGGATATGGTTTGCGAATACTAATTTATCGGTATATGTAGCCTTATTTAGACTTTTGATACTGAAGAACTTTTAATAGACATGAAATAGTTGTGAGGTGACTCGTTTCATGTATTGTTGAAAAATTGAAAACCTCATTAAATGTATTTAATTTTAATGGTCCGATTTCTACCGGTGTATCCAAATGTTTAGCGAATGTGCTAGAAGCTATCTCTGAAAGATTAGAGAGTTGGTTTGATAGGTAATTGACTAGTTCATCTTTTGTTGGCGGGACCTCAGTCCAATCAGATGGCTTACTGCCCGGTTTGAAAAGTTGTGTATAGTTTTCTGGAAGGCTAGATATGTTCGGTTGGCCTAAAGAGAGAAAATAATTATGAGATAAGATAATATGTCCAATATTCCATCTTATCGAATTAGTGAAAGGTTCCGGTATAATATCGAAAAGTTCTTCAGGAATCGATTGTACCTGTTGAATGAGCGAATGACGTATTGTTACTGCAGAACTTAATAATACATTTGACATAATCATCAACCTCCGTAAATTTAAAAATTCGCGTCAAAAATAAAAGGTTATTATGACCTCTATGGTTAATCAATGCATATTATTTAATGATTATGATAAAAATTAAAATTAATTAACTTTAGAAATTTTATAATGCTCACCGAGTGTCACAGTTTACAAAACAATTAAGGGCAGGAGTTTATCTCGATTGGGCTACACTTTTCATTGTAGCAATTTTTTGTGTAGCGATTTTTATCGATCGAAAATGGAAGAAAATAAATAATAATTTTCACTTTTACAATTGCAATAAATTATACGAAAAAAAAGCCTTGTATAAAAGGGAAATTAAGAAGGATTGTAGAATGTAAGGTGAAGGTGATTAGTTATTCCATTAAATAAAGGAGTAGAATGATGAATGAAACGTTTAATCTTAAATTAAATGCATATTTACTGCTTCTAATTATTCCGATCTCTATCGTGGGATATTATTTTGCTGTCGAGAAAGAAAATTTATTTTTTGTATATGAATGGATGCTTACAGTTTTTGTCATCACATTAATGTTGTATTCTATTAAAAATGTTCTAATGATCAGAAATAGCTTAATATGGGTGGCTATTTCCATATTCGTTTTTTTAATTCAATTTGCGGTGTTCGCATTATTTTTAGGGCCACTCTCAAACTTTGCAATGATTATTGTTTACTATCTTGCTGCAATCATTTCGTTTATTGTTTATGTGATTACATTGATAAAAAGTAATAAAATGAGAATGGTACCTATCATTTTCATCTTCATCACAGGAATCTTTACTTTTTATATGGTATTTATTAATGCAATGTGGGGAAATGGTTTTTAATAGAGAATTAGTAAAAATAAGTGGTTAAATTGAAAAGCCGAAGATGGCATTTCAAAATGAACAAACTATAAGAAAACAACTTTAGTATTCGACGAGATTATGAAACTAAAATACTATTAATGAGGTTAATGAATGAATGATCAACTAAACTTTCATACTAATTTCACGAATGATCCAAATAAACGCGAAAAATTATATCCACTTTTTGAGAAGATATTTGGCATTGAAACAAGCTTGCTTGAAGATTTTTACAATAGAGGTTTATGGAATGATCAATATGTACCCTATACATACTTCGATGGTGAGCAAGCGGTTGCGAATGCATCTATATTCCCACTGGATATGCAAATAAATGGAGTACGTAAAAAATGTGTGGGTATTCAATCGGTTATGACGGACCCAGTTTATCGAGGAAGAGGGCTGATGAAAGATCTATTCAAGAAAATATTAGTAGATATTGATAAACAGTATGAATATGCTTTTTTGTTCACCGAAAGCCCATCACTTTATACTCCATTTGGATTCCATGTTGTCAAGCAATATTATTTTAAAATAGAGTATAATCATGTACCTTTTAATCCTCCACCTAAAATGAAAAATTTGAATCTATTCAATCAGGAGGATGTAAATATTTTAATGAATATCTTTCCACATAAAGAGGCTCTATCAAAGAAATTTGCTCCTCTTACATATGAACATGCACTTTATTTTAACTTTTACAGTCCAAATTTAAATCAAAAATTTTATTATATTAAGGAATTAAATACAATCATCGTATTTGAAGTAAGCAAAGGAATATGTCGAGTATTCGATATAGTAAGTGAAACGATTCCTGCAATAGAAGAATTATGTGCTTTCATACCATTTCCGTTTCACACTATTGAATTCTACTTTTCTCCTGATGTATTCAAGCTTCCGCATGTAGAGGAAATCGAATACAATACTGAAAATCATTTAATGATCAGAGGTCAGCTCCTTTTGCATGGTGAATCTTTTATGATGCCATTAACTGCTGAATTCTAAAAATTAGAAAGTATGTATGAAAGGATAAATCTGATGAAAAAAAGAGGAATATTTTTATTATTAACAATAGTCGTTTCGATTGGTTTATACACCTTCTATTCATTTGTGAATCAAGATCTAGATTATAGTAAGCTTTCAGTCGATGAATTAATGAAATTAGCACAAAAAGAGGATGCAGAGGCTCAAGTGCTATTAGGAGCTCATTTTGAACAGGGGATTAAAGTGAAGAAGAACATAAATGAAAGCCTGAAGTGGAACATAAAAAGTGCGAATAATGGCAATACAACAGCGATGGTTAATTTAGGTTATATGTATAGCAATGGAATTGGTGTCAAAAAAGATCACAAAAAGGCTTTTGAGTGGAACTTATTGGCAGCAAAAAAAGGTGATCCGAGTGCTATGTTCAATGTTGGCAAAAAATATGAATTGGGCGCAGGCGTGGAAATGAATAAGGAAAAATCTGATTATTGGTTAAATCAAGCGAGACAAAAAAGAGATCATTTTTAATAAGTCACTATTATATGAACGGCAATTTTCATATAGTTTGATTGCCTGTATAATGCCCAGATCCCTTTGTAAAGAAGGGCAGACTGGATAGAAAATATTTATGACTATGAAGATTTGTTGGTCATGTTAGATTCTTATGCTTGTTTTCCTTGTAACAATAGAGTAAAATGGGTGCGTAAAGAAGCTATAATCATCATTAACTACTAAAATGAGAAAGGAGGCAATAAGCAATGGATTCTGTTTTCGTTATGTCACAATTGGAAGAAATGGTAAAAGCACCAAGATTGTTAGGGGATTTGCTAGTAAAGGGATTAGTCTGCCCTTTTTTAAGCAAACTTCATATCGAAAACAGCTGTCGGATGCTTTTTGCTCCTTAATTGAAAATATCA contains:
- the cydS gene encoding cytochrome bd oxidase small subunit CydS gives rise to the protein MEKILIFYAPFIIVALSIISAFIIGLKDSPVKNDE
- a CDS encoding DinB family protein, whose amino-acid sequence is MSNVLLSSAVTIRHSLIQQVQSIPEELFDIIPEPFTNSIRWNIGHIILSHNYFLSLGQPNISSLPENYTQLFKPGSKPSDWTEVPPTKDELVNYLSNQLSNLSEIASSTFAKHLDTPVEIGPLKLNTFNEVFNFSTIHETSHLTTISCLLKVLQYQKSK
- a CDS encoding GNAT family N-acetyltransferase, which produces MNDQLNFHTNFTNDPNKREKLYPLFEKIFGIETSLLEDFYNRGLWNDQYVPYTYFDGEQAVANASIFPLDMQINGVRKKCVGIQSVMTDPVYRGRGLMKDLFKKILVDIDKQYEYAFLFTESPSLYTPFGFHVVKQYYFKIEYNHVPFNPPPKMKNLNLFNQEDVNILMNIFPHKEALSKKFAPLTYEHALYFNFYSPNLNQKFYYIKELNTIIVFEVSKGICRVFDIVSETIPAIEELCAFIPFPFHTIEFYFSPDVFKLPHVEEIEYNTENHLMIRGQLLLHGESFMMPLTAEF
- a CDS encoding tetratricopeptide repeat protein; amino-acid sequence: MKKRGIFLLLTIVVSIGLYTFYSFVNQDLDYSKLSVDELMKLAQKEDAEAQVLLGAHFEQGIKVKKNINESLKWNIKSANNGNTTAMVNLGYMYSNGIGVKKDHKKAFEWNLLAAKKGDPSAMFNVGKKYELGAGVEMNKEKSDYWLNQARQKRDHF